In a genomic window of Pseudomonas oryzihabitans:
- a CDS encoding ABC transporter ATP-binding protein, giving the protein MATSAAPVLLEVSDLALAFGGVTAFTGVGFQVREGEICALIGPNGAGKSSLLNVINGLYRPQQGRVLLAGSAKALRRPQAAAHAGVARTFQNLALFKGMSVLDNVLTGRGRHRRASWPEQVFALGRAPAEERAQRAVAEWALDFLQLGPWRETPVGSLPYGLQKRVELARALAAEPRLLLLDEPMAGMNAGEKQELSGYIQAINREQGVTVVLIEHDIQVVMQLADHVVVLDYGRLIADGTPTTVRNDPAVIAAYLGTRH; this is encoded by the coding sequence ATGGCGACCTCGGCGGCGCCGGTATTGCTGGAGGTCAGTGACCTGGCGCTGGCCTTCGGTGGGGTGACGGCCTTCACCGGGGTCGGCTTCCAGGTGCGTGAGGGCGAGATCTGCGCCCTCATCGGGCCCAATGGCGCCGGCAAGAGTTCGCTGCTCAACGTGATCAACGGACTCTACCGGCCGCAGCAGGGCAGGGTACTGCTGGCCGGTAGCGCCAAGGCGTTGCGGCGGCCCCAGGCCGCGGCCCATGCCGGCGTCGCCCGGACCTTCCAGAATCTGGCGCTGTTCAAGGGCATGAGCGTGCTGGACAACGTGCTCACCGGGCGCGGCCGCCATCGGCGGGCCTCCTGGCCGGAACAGGTGTTCGCCCTCGGCCGGGCGCCGGCAGAGGAGCGGGCGCAGCGAGCGGTGGCCGAATGGGCGCTGGACTTCCTGCAGCTCGGCCCCTGGCGCGAAACCCCCGTGGGCAGCTTGCCCTATGGCCTGCAGAAGCGGGTGGAGCTGGCCCGGGCACTGGCTGCCGAGCCGCGGCTGCTGCTGCTCGACGAGCCCATGGCCGGTATGAATGCTGGCGAGAAGCAGGAACTGAGCGGCTACATCCAGGCCATCAATCGCGAGCAGGGCGTCACCGTGGTGCTCATCGAGCACGACATCCAGGTGGTGATGCAGCTGGCGGATCACGTGGTGGTGCTGGACTACGGTCGCCTGATCGCCGATGGCACTCCCACCACGGTGCGCAATGACCCGGCGGTGATAGCCGCCTACCTGGGCACTCGTCACTAG
- a CDS encoding methionine ABC transporter permease: protein MSEFMIKALWKAFLDTLTMVSISAAIVWFAGIALAVVLVTTGRGAIFAAPTLNRVLGTVINAFRATPFIILLVALIPLTRLITGTTIGVWAAVVPITLSATPFFARIAEVSLREVGGGVIEAAQALGCERRHIVFNVLLPEALPGIIGGFTVTLVAMIGASAMAGAIGAGGLGDLAIRYGYQRYDTQVMAVVIAILVVLVCGIQFIGDRYVRHLRAR, encoded by the coding sequence ATGTCTGAGTTCATGATCAAGGCGCTGTGGAAGGCCTTTCTCGATACCCTGACCATGGTCAGCATCTCCGCGGCCATCGTCTGGTTCGCCGGCATCGCCCTGGCGGTGGTGCTGGTCACCACCGGGCGCGGTGCCATCTTCGCCGCGCCCACGCTCAACCGGGTGCTGGGCACGGTGATCAATGCCTTTCGCGCCACGCCCTTCATCATCCTGCTGGTGGCTTTGATCCCGCTGACGCGGCTGATTACCGGCACCACCATCGGCGTCTGGGCGGCGGTGGTACCCATCACCCTCAGCGCGACGCCGTTCTTCGCCCGTATCGCCGAGGTCAGCCTGCGCGAAGTCGGCGGCGGGGTGATAGAAGCGGCCCAGGCGCTGGGTTGCGAGCGGCGCCACATCGTCTTCAATGTGCTCCTGCCCGAGGCCCTGCCGGGGATCATCGGTGGCTTCACCGTGACCCTGGTAGCGATGATCGGCGCCTCGGCCATGGCCGGTGCCATAGGCGCCGGTGGCCTGGGCGACCTGGCGATCCGCTACGGTTACCAGCGCTACGACACCCAGGTGATGGCCGTGGTGATCGCCATCCTGGTGGTGCTGGTGTGCGGTATCCAATTCATCGGCGACCGCTACGTGCGGCATCTGCGGGCGCGCTAG
- a CDS encoding MetQ/NlpA family ABC transporter substrate-binding protein, translated as MTIPSFLQRLGLFLASSILALSAQAADLQKIRLGVTESPQSAALELAAKLAREKGVDVEIVSFSDWNTPNLALAHGDIDVNYFQHQPFLENANAQNGYGLVPIAYGVENKVGLYSKRVKSFAEVPDGATVAVADDPVNQGRGLQLYARAGLIQLKADAGPKASLQDIVANPKHLKFIELPGPQLARVLDDVTLAQSYPSYILSAGTADPGSALLFSDDEANGHLYALRFVTRPEKANDPAIRTFIQVFQSDPRVREAIAKAYGNPKLYSLAWLNRQEAAR; from the coding sequence ATGACTATTCCTTCCTTTCTTCAACGCCTTGGGCTGTTCCTGGCGAGCAGCATCCTGGCGCTGTCCGCCCAGGCGGCCGATCTTCAGAAAATCCGTCTCGGTGTCACTGAAAGCCCGCAGAGTGCCGCCCTGGAACTGGCCGCTAAACTGGCAAGGGAAAAGGGCGTGGACGTGGAAATCGTCTCCTTCAGCGACTGGAACACGCCGAACCTGGCACTCGCCCACGGCGATATCGACGTCAACTACTTCCAGCACCAACCGTTCCTGGAGAACGCCAACGCTCAGAACGGCTACGGCCTGGTGCCCATCGCCTATGGCGTGGAGAACAAAGTAGGGCTCTATTCCAAGCGGGTGAAGAGCTTCGCCGAGGTGCCGGACGGCGCCACCGTGGCGGTGGCCGATGATCCGGTCAACCAGGGCCGCGGACTGCAGCTCTATGCCCGTGCCGGCTTGATCCAGCTCAAGGCCGACGCCGGACCCAAGGCCAGCCTGCAGGACATCGTCGCCAATCCCAAACATCTGAAATTCATCGAGTTGCCCGGTCCGCAATTGGCCCGGGTGCTGGATGACGTGACCCTGGCGCAGAGCTATCCCTCGTACATTCTCTCCGCGGGTACCGCCGATCCTGGTAGCGCCTTGCTGTTCAGTGACGACGAAGCCAACGGCCATCTCTATGCCTTGCGTTTCGTGACCCGCCCGGAAAAAGCTAACGATCCGGCCATTCGCACCTTCATCCAGGTGTTCCAGAGCGATCCGCGGGTGCGTGAGGCCATCGCCAAGGCCTATGGCAATCCGAAGCTCTACAGCCTGGCCTGGCTGAACCGGCAGGAGGCCGCACGATGA
- a CDS encoding ABC transporter substrate-binding protein, protein MPLRLPFTRRPLMLGFAASLLTGLVAAPQAAQAEGTLRISEQFGVVYLLLHVARDQGLIEKHGKEEGVDIKVSWTKLSGGAAVNEAVLSGAVDVGSAGLGPLLTLWDRTRGRQNVKAVAGLGAFPYYLVTNNPAVKTLADFTAKDRIAVPAVTVSVQSRFLQYAAAQAFGEQNWNRLEPLTVAVPHPDAAAAVISGGTEIDSHFANPPFQEQELASGKVHRVLSSYDVMGGANSPTLVFVTEKFRQDNPKTYKAFREALIEAGQIIAKDKAAAARTYIKVENSKLDPALVQQIIESPEVNFDTAPQNTLKLAQFMYRIGAIRNQPSSWQDYFFVDAPDQQGS, encoded by the coding sequence ATGCCCCTACGTCTTCCCTTCACTCGTCGCCCCCTGATGCTGGGCTTCGCCGCCAGCCTGCTCACCGGGCTGGTCGCCGCGCCCCAGGCCGCGCAGGCCGAAGGCACCCTGCGTATTTCCGAGCAGTTTGGCGTTGTCTACCTGCTGTTGCACGTGGCGCGTGACCAGGGGCTGATCGAGAAGCACGGCAAGGAGGAGGGCGTCGACATCAAGGTCAGCTGGACCAAGCTCTCCGGTGGCGCGGCGGTGAACGAGGCGGTGCTCTCCGGCGCGGTGGACGTCGGCTCCGCCGGACTCGGCCCGCTGCTGACGCTATGGGATCGCACCCGCGGGCGGCAGAACGTCAAGGCGGTGGCCGGCCTCGGTGCCTTTCCCTATTACCTGGTGACCAACAATCCGGCGGTGAAGACCCTGGCCGACTTCACCGCCAAGGACCGCATCGCCGTGCCGGCGGTCACCGTCTCGGTGCAGTCGCGCTTCCTGCAATACGCCGCCGCCCAGGCGTTCGGCGAGCAGAACTGGAATCGTCTGGAGCCCCTGACCGTCGCCGTGCCGCACCCGGACGCGGCCGCTGCGGTGATCTCCGGGGGGACCGAGATCGATAGCCACTTCGCCAATCCGCCGTTCCAGGAACAGGAACTGGCCAGCGGCAAGGTGCACAGGGTGCTGAGCTCCTACGACGTCATGGGCGGTGCCAACTCGCCGACCCTGGTGTTCGTCACCGAGAAATTCCGCCAGGACAACCCCAAGACCTACAAGGCCTTCCGCGAGGCGCTGATCGAGGCCGGGCAGATTATCGCCAAGGACAAGGCCGCCGCTGCCCGTACCTACATCAAGGTGGAGAACTCCAAGCTCGATCCGGCGCTGGTCCAGCAGATCATCGAAAGCCCCGAGGTCAACTTCGACACGGCGCCGCAGAACACCCTGAAGCTCGCCCAGTTCATGTACCGCATCGGTGCCATCCGCAACCAGCCCAGCTCCTGGCAGGACTATTTCTTCGTCGACGCGCCCGATCAGCAGGGTAGTTGA
- the sfnG gene encoding dimethylsulfone monooxygenase SfnG has translation MSQAPVKFAYWVPNVSGGLVVSNIEQRTHWGIDYNRKLAQLAEQAGFEYALTQIRFTAGYGAEYQHESVAFSHALLAATERLKVIAAILPGPWNPALAAKQLATIDQLTNGRIAINLVSGWFKGEFHGIGEPWLEHDERYRRSEEFIRALKGIWTQDNFTFAGDFYRFRDYTLKPKPLQQPHPEIFQGGSSRAARDMAARVSDWYFTNGGTREDIRTQVQDLRAKAAAEGREVKIGVNAFIIARDTEAEAREVLQDIVAQANPEAVKAFGDAARQAGAASPEGKGNWANSSFEDLVQYNDGFKPNLIGTPEQIAERIVALKAEGVDLVLAGFLHFQEEVEYFGKRVLPLVRELEARAAAQAAA, from the coding sequence TTGTCCCAAGCACCCGTCAAATTCGCCTATTGGGTCCCCAACGTCAGCGGCGGCCTGGTCGTCAGCAACATCGAGCAGCGCACCCACTGGGGGATTGACTACAACCGTAAGCTGGCCCAGCTCGCCGAGCAGGCCGGTTTCGAATACGCCCTGACGCAGATCCGCTTCACCGCCGGCTACGGCGCCGAGTACCAGCACGAATCCGTGGCCTTCAGCCATGCGCTGCTGGCGGCCACCGAGCGACTCAAGGTGATCGCCGCCATCCTGCCCGGCCCCTGGAATCCGGCGCTGGCCGCCAAGCAGCTGGCGACCATCGACCAGCTCACCAATGGCCGCATCGCCATCAACCTGGTGTCCGGCTGGTTCAAGGGCGAATTCCATGGCATCGGCGAGCCCTGGCTGGAGCACGACGAGCGCTATCGCCGTTCCGAGGAATTCATCCGCGCCCTCAAGGGCATCTGGACCCAGGACAACTTCACCTTCGCTGGCGACTTCTATCGCTTCCGCGACTACACCTTGAAGCCCAAGCCGCTGCAGCAGCCGCACCCAGAGATCTTCCAGGGCGGCAGTTCGCGGGCGGCGCGGGACATGGCGGCGCGGGTCTCGGACTGGTACTTCACCAACGGCGGCACCCGCGAGGACATCCGCACCCAGGTGCAAGACCTGCGCGCCAAGGCGGCGGCCGAGGGGCGCGAGGTCAAGATCGGGGTCAACGCCTTCATCATCGCCCGCGATACCGAGGCCGAGGCGCGCGAGGTGCTGCAGGACATCGTCGCCCAGGCCAACCCCGAGGCGGTCAAGGCCTTCGGCGATGCCGCGCGCCAGGCCGGCGCCGCTAGTCCGGAAGGCAAGGGCAACTGGGCCAATTCCAGTTTCGAGGACCTGGTGCAGTACAACGATGGCTTCAAACCCAACCTGATCGGCACCCCCGAGCAGATCGCCGAGCGCATCGTGGCGCTCAAGGCGGAGGGCGTGGACCTGGTGCTGGCCGGCTTCCTGCACTTCCAGGAGGAGGTGGAGTACTTCGGCAAGCGGGTACTGCCGCTGGTGCGCGAGCTGGAAGCCCGGGCCGCAGCCCAGGCGGCGGCCTGA
- a CDS encoding methionine ABC transporter ATP-binding protein encodes MSNALLKALEPQAPAEPQAIAAREHLRLSGVQKVYTGGAVPVTALADIDLSIARGEIFGIIGRSGAGKSSLIRTLNRLEDVSAGQVLVDGVDIGTLAGSQLVALRRRIGMIFQHFNLLASQTVLENLALPLKAAGFRRDEIETRARELLELVGLQGKEQVYPSRLSGGQKQRVGIARALMLKPEILLCDEATSALDPETTQSILALLQDINRRLGLTIVLITHEMAVIRQICDRVVVLEHGRIVEQGPVWQLFGAPQAEATQALLAPLAAQLPADLARQLSTTRQPGARAILELAYDGQGVEPDFQALGQALGAPVELLHGGIDRIQGHALGRLLVATTAPERRLAAFLTQTGLFARAQVVGYV; translated from the coding sequence ATGAGCAACGCCTTGCTGAAAGCGTTGGAGCCGCAAGCGCCGGCCGAACCTCAGGCCATCGCAGCCCGGGAGCACTTGCGCCTGAGCGGGGTGCAGAAGGTCTATACCGGCGGCGCGGTGCCGGTGACCGCCCTGGCGGACATCGACCTGTCCATCGCCCGCGGCGAGATCTTCGGCATCATCGGCCGCAGCGGGGCCGGCAAGTCCAGCCTGATCCGCACCCTCAATCGTCTGGAAGACGTCAGCGCCGGCCAGGTGCTGGTGGATGGCGTCGACATCGGCACTCTGGCCGGCAGCCAATTGGTGGCGCTGCGCCGCCGCATCGGCATGATCTTCCAGCACTTCAACCTGCTGGCCTCGCAAACCGTGCTGGAGAACCTCGCCCTGCCACTCAAGGCGGCCGGCTTCCGCCGTGACGAGATCGAGACGCGCGCCCGGGAATTGCTGGAGCTGGTGGGTCTGCAGGGCAAGGAGCAGGTCTACCCCTCGCGGCTCTCCGGTGGCCAGAAACAGCGGGTGGGCATCGCCCGCGCGCTGATGCTCAAACCCGAGATACTGCTGTGCGACGAGGCCACCTCGGCGCTCGATCCTGAGACCACCCAATCGATCCTGGCGCTCTTGCAAGACATCAATCGCCGCCTGGGCCTGACCATCGTCCTCATCACCCACGAGATGGCGGTGATCCGCCAGATCTGCGACCGGGTGGTGGTGCTGGAGCACGGCCGCATCGTCGAGCAGGGGCCAGTTTGGCAGCTCTTCGGCGCGCCCCAGGCCGAAGCCACCCAGGCGCTGCTGGCGCCCCTGGCGGCCCAGTTGCCGGCGGACCTCGCCAGGCAGCTCAGCACCACCCGCCAGCCCGGCGCTCGGGCGATACTGGAGCTGGCCTACGACGGCCAGGGCGTGGAGCCCGACTTCCAGGCCCTGGGCCAGGCGCTCGGCGCACCGGTGGAACTCCTGCACGGCGGTATCGACCGTATCCAGGGCCATGCCCTGGGGCGGTTGCTGGTGGCGACGACGGCGCCCGAGCGGCGCCTGGCCGCCTTTCTGACCCAGACCGGGCTGTTCGCCCGGGCACAGGTGGTGGGCTATGTCTGA